A region of Ammoniphilus oxalaticus DNA encodes the following proteins:
- a CDS encoding CDP-alcohol phosphatidyltransferase family protein: MLDTHARKYVEPVISRAASLCIRLGLSANQVTWLGFLIGLTSGLWIYFDHVYWAALFLWISGFLDAVDGSMARLENKSTAWGTVLDITFDRVVELSVVIGLAARYPHAQFMLLLVTATIVISMTVFLTVGAVTEKQGAKSFYYQAGLGERTEGFIMLTVMMLLPNGLLWSSGVFMGIMLVTIGQRLAEARRILKEV, from the coding sequence ATGCTTGATACCCATGCTCGTAAATATGTTGAACCTGTGATTAGCCGCGCAGCCAGCTTGTGTATTCGACTCGGATTATCAGCGAATCAAGTGACATGGCTCGGTTTCTTAATCGGATTGACGAGCGGATTATGGATTTATTTCGATCACGTCTATTGGGCGGCTTTGTTTCTGTGGATTTCTGGATTTCTAGATGCGGTCGATGGCTCCATGGCTCGTTTGGAGAATAAATCAACAGCATGGGGGACGGTGCTTGATATTACGTTTGACAGGGTTGTTGAGCTGTCCGTTGTAATTGGATTGGCGGCGCGTTATCCTCACGCCCAGTTTATGTTGTTGCTCGTCACAGCGACGATTGTCATTTCAATGACGGTGTTTTTAACCGTCGGGGCGGTGACCGAAAAGCAGGGCGCCAAATCGTTTTATTACCAAGCGGGTTTAGGGGAACGCACAGAAGGCTTTATTATGTTGACCGTGATGATGTTGCTTCCAAACGGGTTACTTTGGAGTAGCGGCGTGTTTATGGGGATCATGCTGGTTACGATTGGACAACGCCTCGCGGAAGCAAGACGAATTTTAAAGGAGGTGTAA
- a CDS encoding glycine/sarcosine/betaine reductase selenoprotein B family protein: MLLLKQRLIGKYAQTQVEEVETAPQIAEWDKSIEAARVVLVTTAGVHLREQPIFQVKEHDSSYRIIPGETPIEQLITSHTHFDRADADQDINCVFPLQRLRELASEGKIGSIAAHHFGLQGYVPDPTPLIEKVGPEIAEQLVVDEIDIAILSPG, encoded by the coding sequence ATGTTGTTACTAAAGCAAAGATTGATTGGGAAGTATGCCCAAACACAAGTCGAGGAAGTGGAGACGGCGCCGCAGATTGCGGAGTGGGATAAATCGATTGAAGCGGCTCGAGTAGTGTTGGTGACGACTGCGGGGGTCCATTTGCGCGAGCAACCGATATTTCAAGTGAAGGAACACGATTCAAGCTATCGGATTATTCCGGGGGAGACGCCGATCGAACAGTTGATTACGAGCCATACCCATTTCGATCGCGCTGACGCGGATCAAGATATCAATTGCGTGTTTCCGTTGCAACGGCTGCGCGAATTAGCGTCCGAAGGGAAAATCGGGAGTATTGCCGCCCATCATTTCGGTTTGCAAGGCTATGTGCCTGACCCGACCCCATTGATTGAAAAAGTTGGACCTGAAATCGCTGAACAGCTTGTTGTCGATGAAATCGATATTGCGATTTTATCGCCCGGCTGA
- a CDS encoding ABC transporter substrate-binding protein: MKKNFRKYAMVGFICALGLLTACSSDSKEPVAESEQPTEDILALNWEQITEQAKGQQVNIYMYGGSDTTNRYLDEWIKPRLQEEYEVDLRRVPVSDIEETINQLLVEKKAGKETGSIDLLWLNGENFRTAKSNDLLWGPITEKLPNFNEYVDGEAADIQFDFGIETDGLEAPWGKAQFVFVYDQDKVAEPPQTMEELKQWVEENPGKFTYPSPPDFTGSAFIRHVLYETTGGHEQYMKPFSEEVVGNWQPMWDYLNEIKPFLWREGKTYPENSAKLDQLYSNGEVWMTMGYDPAKASNEMMKGTFQDSTRTFVLKNGTLANTHFLAIPYNSGKQAGAMVAINFLLSPEAQITKFDPQYWGEGMVLDMDKLSDEQRQQIEAIDRGVATLSNEVLSDHQVPEIPAEYVEALEKQWHEHVAKP, from the coding sequence ATGAAAAAAAATTTTAGAAAATATGCGATGGTTGGGTTTATTTGCGCCCTCGGTTTATTGACGGCATGTTCCTCTGATTCGAAGGAGCCAGTCGCGGAGTCGGAGCAACCTACGGAAGACATCTTGGCCTTGAATTGGGAGCAAATTACAGAGCAAGCGAAAGGTCAGCAAGTGAACATATATATGTATGGCGGCAGTGATACGACAAACCGTTATTTGGATGAATGGATCAAGCCGCGTTTGCAAGAAGAATACGAGGTGGACCTGCGTCGCGTGCCTGTTAGCGATATTGAAGAAACGATCAATCAGTTATTAGTCGAGAAGAAAGCGGGTAAAGAGACAGGCAGTATTGACCTGCTTTGGTTAAATGGGGAAAACTTTAGGACGGCGAAAAGCAATGACCTATTATGGGGGCCGATCACTGAAAAGTTGCCTAATTTTAACGAATACGTCGACGGCGAGGCCGCAGATATCCAATTTGATTTTGGTATAGAGACGGATGGCTTGGAGGCGCCGTGGGGCAAAGCGCAATTTGTGTTTGTCTATGATCAAGATAAAGTGGCGGAGCCGCCGCAAACAATGGAAGAGTTAAAACAGTGGGTTGAGGAAAATCCGGGAAAGTTCACGTATCCGTCTCCGCCTGATTTTACGGGCAGTGCCTTTATTCGTCACGTGTTATATGAAACGACTGGGGGACATGAGCAATACATGAAACCCTTTTCAGAAGAGGTGGTCGGGAATTGGCAACCGATGTGGGATTATTTAAACGAAATTAAACCGTTTTTGTGGCGGGAAGGGAAGACGTATCCCGAAAACTCAGCAAAGCTGGACCAACTATACAGCAATGGCGAAGTGTGGATGACGATGGGTTATGATCCAGCGAAAGCGTCCAATGAAATGATGAAAGGGACGTTCCAGGATTCCACCCGAACATTTGTGTTGAAAAATGGAACGTTAGCGAATACGCACTTTTTAGCGATTCCGTACAACTCGGGAAAACAAGCGGGAGCAATGGTTGCGATTAACTTCTTACTGTCTCCTGAGGCCCAAATTACGAAATTTGATCCGCAATATTGGGGAGAAGGAATGGTCTTAGATATGGACAAGTTGTCTGATGAGCAACGTCAACAAATTGAAGCGATCGATCGAGGCGTCGCAACGCTGAGCAATGAAGTGTTGTCTGATCATCAAGTTCCTGAAATACCCGCGGAATACGTAGAGGCGTTAGAGAAACAATGGCATGAACATGTGGCGAAACCTTAA
- a CDS encoding YitT family protein gives MIARKKRNRGRREQTRLNIAREYAFLFIGSFCIALAFNLFLAAFDIASGGVSGISIITKHLFNWRPAFTQWVFNLGLIGLGFVVLGRQFGLKTIIGTLVLPLFVFLTEGWPTITDEPLLAALYGGVGVGLGLGLVFRANASTGGTDLIAQIIHKFTGLSLGIAVLLIDGLVVLSAAIVFGPEQALYALIALYITGKTIDVIQVGLNVSKIAFIIAQDAEKIQQAILYEMDRGVTKIPGYGGYTDKERPVLMCVVSQNEINTLKQAVREIDPAAFIIVTSANEVLGEGFKR, from the coding sequence ATGATCGCGAGAAAAAAGCGTAACCGAGGTCGTCGCGAGCAAACGCGCTTGAACATCGCTCGAGAATATGCGTTCCTGTTTATAGGGTCGTTTTGCATTGCGCTAGCTTTTAATTTGTTTCTAGCCGCATTTGATATTGCTTCGGGCGGGGTCAGCGGAATTAGTATTATCACGAAACATCTGTTCAATTGGCGTCCCGCTTTTACTCAATGGGTTTTTAATTTGGGATTGATCGGACTTGGATTTGTTGTGTTAGGCAGGCAATTTGGCTTGAAAACGATCATCGGGACGTTGGTCCTACCTTTGTTTGTATTTTTAACAGAAGGCTGGCCGACGATTACGGATGAACCGTTGCTTGCCGCCTTGTATGGCGGAGTTGGGGTCGGACTTGGGCTCGGGCTTGTCTTTCGGGCAAATGCTTCGACAGGCGGCACGGATTTGATCGCCCAAATCATTCATAAGTTTACGGGGCTTTCGCTCGGGATCGCGGTGCTCTTGATCGATGGACTCGTCGTGTTGAGCGCGGCGATTGTGTTTGGACCTGAACAAGCTCTGTATGCGTTGATTGCCCTCTATATTACAGGCAAGACGATTGATGTGATTCAAGTGGGGTTAAACGTATCCAAAATTGCGTTCATTATTGCCCAAGACGCTGAAAAAATTCAGCAGGCGATTTTGTACGAAATGGATCGGGGTGTAACGAAGATTCCAGGTTATGGCGGCTATACGGATAAAGAACGTCCTGTGTTGATGTGCGTTGTCTCGCAAAATGAGATCAACACCTTAAAACAGGCCGTGCGCGAGATTGATCCAGCCGCGTTTATCATTGTCACGAGCGCGAATGAAGTGCTTGGCGAAGGTTTTAAAAGATAG
- a CDS encoding EamA family transporter: MSRGNNSKGFTLVITAALLWGMSGAVAQKLFQQYHIEVNWLVTSRLLIAGFLLLIVQFKFRDRAQIFNVWRQPRSAIQLLIFALFGTLAVQYTYMAAIDQGNAAVGTLLQYLAPALIILYLILRKQSALNIRDTVSVSLALIGCFLLLTDGAISKLSVPPMAIVWGLLSAVALAFYTLYPVRLLKKFDSIVIVGWAMVIGGLVLNVVHPIWKMDVSRLTLSAWGYLFFVVVLGTMIAFWFYIESLQSLAPKETSLLSSLEPLAAVLSTVFWLGEPFGPFQWLGSACMMIMLIFVAVNQGTSVTDKKTDATRQVS; the protein is encoded by the coding sequence ATGAGCCGCGGCAACAATTCAAAAGGATTTACGCTGGTCATCACTGCAGCGTTGTTATGGGGGATGAGCGGCGCCGTCGCCCAAAAGCTGTTTCAACAATATCATATTGAGGTCAATTGGTTAGTGACATCACGACTGCTCATAGCAGGCTTTTTGTTATTAATCGTTCAATTTAAGTTCAGAGATCGCGCCCAAATATTTAACGTATGGCGCCAACCTCGTTCGGCCATCCAGCTGCTCATCTTTGCTCTATTCGGGACGTTAGCCGTGCAATATACGTATATGGCGGCGATTGATCAAGGAAACGCGGCTGTTGGCACGTTGTTGCAATATTTAGCGCCTGCGCTAATTATCCTTTATCTCATTTTGCGCAAACAATCTGCGCTGAACATACGCGACACTGTTTCTGTTAGTTTAGCGTTAATCGGATGTTTTTTGCTGCTTACGGATGGCGCAATATCAAAGCTCTCCGTTCCGCCGATGGCAATTGTTTGGGGCCTGCTCTCCGCAGTTGCGTTAGCCTTTTATACGCTTTATCCTGTTCGACTCTTAAAAAAGTTTGATTCGATCGTAATTGTTGGGTGGGCCATGGTCATTGGCGGTCTCGTCTTAAACGTTGTTCACCCCATTTGGAAAATGGATGTTAGCCGCTTGACGTTAAGCGCTTGGGGGTATTTATTTTTCGTAGTCGTACTCGGCACGATGATCGCCTTTTGGTTTTATATCGAAAGCTTACAAAGCTTAGCGCCGAAAGAAACGAGTTTACTGAGCAGTCTGGAACCATTGGCGGCCGTTCTTTCGACCGTATTTTGGCTCGGCGAACCCTTTGGCCCCTTTCAATGGCTGGGCTCCGCCTGTATGATGATCATGCTCATATTCGTCGCCGTAAATCAAGGGACATCCGTAACGGATAAAAAAACAGACGCAACGCGACAAGTCAGTTAA
- a CDS encoding MarR family winged helix-turn-helix transcriptional regulator has protein sequence MKHFQSTIEKLEQAFVTFMRHLGPKLSEDAESGLTGAQFYILHLLSQKEKFRVTEIANKMCVKTSAVTVMVERLHKNDWVARSRDEKDRRVVWIGLTDSGKEVLANAQKRRFKILAEYLQHLDPNELDHLLHIYEKLGQIAQKMDEA, from the coding sequence ATGAAACATTTTCAAAGTACCATCGAAAAACTGGAACAAGCTTTTGTTACCTTTATGCGCCACTTGGGACCGAAACTATCGGAAGATGCAGAGTCTGGTTTAACAGGCGCCCAATTTTATATTTTGCATCTACTTTCACAAAAAGAAAAATTCCGCGTTACGGAGATTGCCAATAAGATGTGTGTCAAAACGAGCGCGGTTACAGTGATGGTTGAGCGTTTGCATAAGAACGATTGGGTCGCCCGCTCTCGCGATGAAAAAGATCGCCGCGTCGTATGGATCGGTCTGACGGACAGCGGGAAAGAGGTATTGGCCAACGCGCAAAAACGTCGGTTCAAAATTTTAGCGGAATATTTGCAACATCTCGATCCGAATGAGTTAGACCATTTACTGCATATCTACGAAAAGTTAGGTCAGATCGCGCAAAAGATGGATGAAGCGTAG
- a CDS encoding ABC transporter permease gives MNMWRNLKPYLLVLPAISVIGLLFFGGFLLGFLESIGLYSLVGEREISFQPYVDLLQNADFRRSILYTLRITALSTLLSAFVGLALGLSFIQMKGIGRRILQFPMLIPHLAVAYLVALLLMQSGWISRLLFAFGWIDEIQDFPILVHESFGWGIISAYVWKESPFIAFMLVPVLLRIQDQWGQVARILGAGRWAYFREIVLPLLMPSWLAASFIVFAFKFSAFEIPLLLGVTYPQMISVFAYQLFSGDIVNERPLALALNILIAFITALLGLLAYRLSKSWLGEESRGWN, from the coding sequence ATGAACATGTGGCGAAACCTTAAGCCTTATCTTTTAGTGTTGCCAGCGATTAGCGTCATCGGTTTGTTGTTTTTCGGCGGTTTTTTACTCGGATTTCTGGAAAGTATCGGCCTTTATTCGTTGGTGGGCGAGCGAGAGATCTCTTTCCAGCCTTATGTAGACTTACTGCAAAACGCGGATTTCAGGCGATCGATTCTGTATACGTTGCGGATTACAGCGTTATCGACTTTGCTATCGGCGTTCGTCGGTCTCGCGTTGGGACTGAGTTTTATTCAGATGAAGGGGATTGGGCGGCGCATTTTGCAATTTCCAATGTTGATCCCGCATTTGGCGGTCGCTTATCTGGTCGCTCTGCTGTTGATGCAGAGCGGTTGGATTTCCCGGTTGTTGTTCGCGTTTGGCTGGATCGATGAAATTCAGGATTTTCCCATCCTTGTCCATGAATCATTCGGTTGGGGGATTATCAGCGCCTACGTCTGGAAGGAAAGTCCGTTTATTGCTTTTATGCTTGTTCCTGTATTGCTGCGGATTCAGGATCAATGGGGCCAGGTTGCCCGCATCCTTGGGGCGGGTCGATGGGCTTATTTTCGTGAGATTGTGTTGCCCCTTTTGATGCCGAGTTGGTTGGCCGCTAGTTTTATCGTGTTCGCTTTTAAATTCTCCGCTTTCGAAATCCCGCTCTTGTTAGGGGTCACCTACCCGCAGATGATCTCGGTTTTTGCCTATCAACTTTTTTCCGGCGACATTGTGAATGAGCGACCGCTGGCGCTTGCTTTAAATATATTGATTGCCTTCATTACCGCTTTGTTAGGGTTGTTGGCTTACCGTTTGAGCAAGAGCTGGTTAGGGGAAGAAAGCAGGGGATGGAATTGA
- a CDS encoding dihydrolipoyl dehydrogenase family protein produces MSDYYDVIVIGGGAGGLTAASGAAAFGAKTALIHEGPLGGDCLWTGCVPSKALLHTAQLIHSARRAAPFGFTQTTPLDYTKIREHYLKAIRVIQKHDDPARFEGLGVTIFPGKGAFVDDRTVMINGQQQITGDRIIIATGSRPFIPSIPGLQKVGYVTNETFWEMTDLPKRWLALGAGPIGLELGQALRRFGCEVTILERASTILANEEPETVGHLRAALEQEGIHILTNATATYFAKHKQAIQVTLQIEGRVQQLVVDRILVAAGRVANTAGLNLEQAGVEVDEKGRVVVDQQLRTTRKHIYAVGDVNGRMPFTHVAGAEGKAAISHALFHVKSKLDYDTIPTVLYTDPEFVQLGWTEQEARRRGVRCQTYRLSLDQVDRFITDDEANGLLKVVTDHKGKILGAQAVGRGAGDLLQEVVFAKHFNHKIGALSQVIHPYPSRVGAVQQTADLYWREKLFSGRLNQLLKLYARLLRRWRRKGKK; encoded by the coding sequence ATGTCAGATTATTATGATGTGATTGTCATTGGCGGGGGCGCTGGGGGGCTAACAGCCGCATCGGGGGCCGCTGCCTTTGGCGCGAAAACAGCGCTTATTCACGAGGGTCCATTAGGCGGCGATTGTTTATGGACGGGGTGCGTACCAAGTAAAGCGTTATTACACACAGCCCAGCTTATACACTCGGCGCGAAGAGCGGCGCCGTTCGGTTTTACGCAAACAACACCGCTTGATTACACGAAAATTCGCGAACATTATTTGAAGGCGATTCGCGTCATCCAAAAGCACGATGATCCTGCTCGTTTTGAGGGGTTGGGCGTCACGATTTTTCCAGGCAAAGGGGCTTTTGTCGATGACCGTACGGTGATGATCAATGGCCAGCAACAGATTACAGGGGATAGAATCATCATCGCGACAGGTTCTCGTCCGTTTATCCCCTCAATTCCCGGTTTGCAAAAGGTGGGCTATGTCACAAATGAAACCTTTTGGGAAATGACCGACTTGCCAAAAAGATGGCTCGCGCTTGGGGCGGGGCCAATTGGGCTGGAGTTGGGGCAAGCGTTGCGGCGCTTTGGTTGTGAAGTGACCATCTTGGAACGGGCGTCAACGATTTTAGCTAATGAAGAGCCTGAAACAGTGGGACACCTGCGCGCGGCGTTGGAACAGGAAGGTATCCACATTTTAACCAACGCGACTGCAACGTACTTTGCCAAACATAAACAAGCGATTCAAGTCACATTACAGATTGAGGGTCGTGTTCAGCAACTAGTGGTCGATCGGATCCTCGTCGCCGCGGGCAGAGTAGCGAATACGGCTGGACTGAACTTAGAGCAGGCGGGTGTAGAGGTGGACGAAAAAGGAAGGGTCGTTGTGGATCAACAGCTGCGGACAACGCGCAAACATATCTATGCGGTCGGGGATGTCAATGGTCGTATGCCGTTCACGCATGTGGCTGGAGCAGAGGGGAAAGCGGCGATCTCCCACGCTCTTTTTCACGTCAAGAGCAAGCTCGACTATGATACGATTCCGACTGTGCTTTATACGGATCCCGAGTTCGTTCAGCTCGGTTGGACCGAACAAGAAGCCCGTCGCCGCGGCGTTCGCTGTCAAACGTATCGACTATCGCTCGATCAAGTCGATCGGTTTATTACTGACGATGAGGCCAATGGATTGTTGAAGGTGGTGACTGATCACAAGGGAAAAATCCTTGGGGCTCAAGCGGTCGGTCGCGGGGCTGGAGATCTGCTGCAAGAAGTCGTTTTCGCCAAACATTTTAACCATAAGATCGGCGCGTTGTCGCAGGTGATCCATCCGTATCCATCTCGCGTCGGAGCGGTCCAACAAACGGCGGATTTGTACTGGCGAGAGAAACTTTTTTCGGGAAGGCTGAATCAGTTGCTTAAGCTATATGCCCGTTTGTTACGACGATGGAGGAGGAAGGGGAAGAAATAG
- a CDS encoding TVP38/TMEM64 family protein, whose protein sequence is MNKVMKLSLAVAVLLGLGIISAKIGMDVLTPERIRDFILSFGWLAPVLYVLIYTIRPLFLFPAIILSLTGGMTFGPWWGTLLDLIGATLGSFLAFGLARKLGRETIQKWMGRRLTLWDQQLEQQGFKAIFLLRLIPLVPFDAVNYGAGLSKVRFRDYALATPFGIIPGAFAYNYLGHSLHAIFSPTFYFAIILVVILAVVPFFFKRRQQQKNSMDYGVEQQK, encoded by the coding sequence GTGAATAAAGTGATGAAGTTGAGCCTAGCTGTCGCAGTCTTATTGGGCTTGGGGATCATCAGCGCGAAAATCGGGATGGACGTATTAACGCCGGAGCGGATTCGCGATTTTATTCTTTCGTTTGGCTGGTTAGCCCCTGTGCTGTACGTCCTCATCTACACGATTCGGCCCCTTTTTCTGTTTCCCGCGATTATTCTATCGCTGACCGGCGGGATGACCTTTGGTCCGTGGTGGGGAACCTTGCTCGATTTGATTGGGGCCACGCTGGGCTCCTTTTTAGCATTCGGCCTGGCTCGTAAATTAGGCAGGGAGACGATCCAAAAGTGGATGGGACGTCGTTTAACGTTGTGGGATCAGCAACTCGAGCAACAAGGATTCAAAGCGATCTTTCTATTGCGCTTAATCCCACTTGTTCCATTTGACGCGGTTAATTATGGAGCGGGGTTATCGAAAGTTCGCTTCCGCGATTATGCATTGGCGACGCCGTTCGGTATTATCCCCGGGGCTTTTGCCTACAATTACTTGGGGCATTCACTGCATGCTATCTTTTCCCCAACGTTTTATTTTGCCATCATTCTGGTCGTGATTTTAGCGGTCGTTCCTTTCTTTTTTAAAAGAAGACAACAACAAAAAAATAGTATGGATTATGGAGTGGAGCAGCAAAAATGA
- a CDS encoding spore coat protein, translating to MAAQFGAHELMEMHEVLTDTINGINLFQLYRPHVKDQQLAQMMDNHLQFMISEYNGMVQALNQRGMGQAVPYQAPKNFTPSYGLNNPPTQMPNTSANQMDDRDVSSGMLGCYKASTICKTMAALECADSGLRRMMQQGATNCSEMAYEVWQYMHQQGYYQVPTMKDITTHTVIDSYGQAQMGQMSNMPRMTPMQNMQGTQHLQQSPLIRTYM from the coding sequence ATGGCAGCGCAATTTGGAGCCCACGAACTGATGGAAATGCATGAAGTATTAACGGATACGATCAATGGGATTAATCTATTTCAATTGTATCGTCCCCACGTAAAAGATCAACAGTTGGCTCAAATGATGGATAACCATCTGCAATTTATGATCAGTGAGTACAATGGGATGGTTCAAGCGTTAAATCAAAGAGGGATGGGCCAAGCGGTACCTTATCAGGCGCCTAAAAATTTCACGCCATCCTATGGGTTAAACAATCCACCGACGCAAATGCCGAATACAAGCGCCAACCAAATGGATGACCGAGATGTTTCCAGCGGCATGCTTGGTTGCTACAAAGCGTCAACGATTTGCAAGACAATGGCGGCTCTCGAATGCGCTGATTCCGGATTGCGTAGAATGATGCAACAAGGGGCAACGAATTGTTCCGAGATGGCCTATGAAGTTTGGCAGTATATGCACCAACAAGGGTATTACCAGGTGCCAACGATGAAAGACATAACGACGCATACGGTAATCGACAGCTATGGACAAGCGCAAATGGGCCAAATGTCGAATATGCCGCGCATGACTCCGATGCAAAATATGCAAGGTACGCAACATTTGCAGCAAAGTCCGTTGATCCGTACCTATATGTAA
- a CDS encoding ABC transporter permease, with product MELRLIGSIFAIAFLFPFFPLLLMSLSGSWRWPELIPVEWSLRTWQYVFSSHSGTYQAVGYSLAIAFAVTAINLLLAIPAGNALARAELRGKTWISAILYSPIIIPPFAAMMGIHFTFVRLQLTETVFGVILAHLPPTLPYVIRALTSSYQTLGYAWEQQAQMLGAGPLQRFWYVALPHLIPGIAVGSALSILVSLSQYLITFLIGSGQVITLPILLFPFLNGGDLGVAAAYTILFTMMALFALVFMDRLLKRYYRQESNQVVKEG from the coding sequence ATGGAATTGAGGCTGATTGGAAGTATCTTTGCGATCGCTTTTCTGTTTCCTTTCTTTCCGTTGTTGTTAATGAGTTTGTCGGGGTCGTGGCGTTGGCCTGAACTGATCCCTGTTGAATGGAGTTTGCGAACGTGGCAATACGTTTTTTCCAGCCATTCGGGAACCTATCAAGCGGTTGGTTACAGTCTGGCGATTGCGTTTGCGGTGACGGCGATCAACTTGTTGTTGGCGATCCCTGCAGGAAATGCGTTGGCGCGAGCGGAGTTGCGGGGGAAAACATGGATCAGCGCAATTCTTTATTCTCCGATAATTATTCCGCCATTTGCGGCGATGATGGGGATTCATTTCACGTTTGTCCGTTTGCAATTAACGGAGACGGTATTTGGTGTGATCTTAGCTCATCTTCCGCCGACATTGCCGTATGTTATACGGGCGCTCACTTCGAGCTATCAGACATTAGGCTATGCTTGGGAACAGCAAGCGCAGATGCTTGGAGCGGGTCCGCTGCAACGTTTTTGGTATGTTGCCTTGCCTCACTTAATTCCAGGAATCGCTGTCGGTTCCGCGTTAAGTATACTTGTTTCATTGAGTCAATATTTGATCACGTTTCTGATCGGAAGCGGTCAAGTGATCACGCTGCCTATTTTGCTATTTCCGTTTTTAAACGGCGGAGATTTAGGAGTCGCGGCGGCATACACGATCTTGTTCACGATGATGGCATTGTTTGCTCTCGTGTTCATGGATCGACTGTTAAAACGCTATTATCGGCAAGAGTCGAATCAAGTCGTAAAGGAGGGGTAA
- a CDS encoding ABC transporter ATP-binding protein, whose amino-acid sequence MSALQMNDIQKQYGADDSFRLVVEHIEVKKGELFALLGPSGCGKTTLLKLIAGLEQADAGELYADGRLITGVAAEKRGFGMVFQQALLFPHMSVEDNVAFGLKMKGMGKAARLEKARVFLERAGLSGFEQRFPHELSGGQQQRVSLVRSLVLEPTVLLMDEPFSALDPGLREEMQAWLRGLHEDMGVTIVLVTHDRAEAFALADRVGVMSEGRLLQVDAPERLYRQPASVEVARFLGLNNLIRGKLEAGQFVATDADWQTPFDRQATKVDQAGWLLIPPYAARIATYDQAQAQAEVIEVRFLQGAYHLELQIGHAVRLEIIETSRQAATTQRGDRIGLNWDPADLYFIEEEGTVHA is encoded by the coding sequence GTGTCGGCATTGCAAATGAATGACATTCAGAAACAATACGGGGCCGATGATTCCTTTCGCTTGGTTGTCGAGCACATAGAAGTTAAAAAGGGCGAATTATTCGCGTTGTTAGGTCCGTCTGGCTGCGGTAAAACAACTCTTTTAAAGTTGATCGCCGGGTTAGAACAGGCTGATGCGGGCGAGCTTTACGCGGACGGTCGGTTAATCACCGGTGTTGCTGCTGAAAAACGAGGATTTGGGATGGTCTTTCAACAAGCGCTGCTGTTTCCGCATATGAGTGTGGAAGATAATGTCGCCTTCGGTCTTAAAATGAAAGGGATGGGGAAGGCCGCTCGTTTAGAAAAAGCGCGTGTTTTTTTGGAGCGAGCGGGACTGAGCGGTTTCGAACAACGGTTTCCGCATGAGTTGAGCGGCGGTCAACAGCAACGCGTTTCCCTCGTTCGTTCGCTTGTATTGGAGCCAACAGTGCTGTTAATGGATGAGCCATTCAGCGCCCTTGATCCGGGTTTGCGCGAGGAAATGCAAGCCTGGTTAAGAGGACTTCATGAAGATATGGGAGTGACGATCGTGTTGGTCACGCATGATCGAGCCGAAGCGTTTGCTTTGGCGGATCGTGTGGGAGTAATGAGTGAAGGGCGGCTGTTACAAGTTGACGCTCCGGAACGTTTGTATCGTCAACCCGCTAGCGTTGAGGTGGCGCGTTTTCTCGGCTTGAATAACTTGATCCGCGGTAAACTGGAAGCTGGGCAATTTGTTGCAACTGATGCCGATTGGCAAACGCCGTTTGATCGTCAGGCGACAAAGGTTGATCAGGCGGGTTGGTTGTTGATTCCGCCATATGCCGCTCGGATCGCCACATACGATCAGGCGCAAGCCCAGGCTGAAGTAATCGAGGTTCGATTTTTGCAAGGCGCTTATCATCTAGAGCTGCAAATTGGACATGCTGTCCGTTTGGAAATAATTGAAACCTCGCGACAAGCAGCAACGACGCAACGTGGTGATCGAATTGGGCTTAATTGGGATCCCGCTGATTTGTACTTTATTGAGGAAGAGGGGACCGTTCATGCTTGA